Proteins from one Ascaphus truei isolate aAscTru1 chromosome 19, aAscTru1.hap1, whole genome shotgun sequence genomic window:
- the LOC142470105 gene encoding LOW QUALITY PROTEIN: endoplasmic reticulum-Golgi intermediate compartment protein 3-like (The sequence of the model RefSeq protein was modified relative to this genomic sequence to represent the inferred CDS: inserted 1 base in 1 codon) — protein sequence MEALHQLKQFDAYPKTLDDFRVKTCGGAVDLGKAEEETVFDPTSLDPERCESCYGAETEDIRCCNSCDDVREAYRRKGWAFKTPDSIAQCKRXGFSQKMEEQRNEGCQVYGFLEVNKVAGNFHFAPGKSFQQSHVHVHAVEIHDLQSFGLDNINMTHHIKHLSFGRDYPGIVNPLDGTSVDASQASMMFQYFVKIFPTVYVKVDGERQSHWTLGQANEIAPLARPPPHTSHWPEAE from the exons atggaggcgctgcaccagctcAAGCAGTTTGACGCTTACCCCAAGACGCTGGACGACTTCAGGGTGAAGACGTGCGGCGGGGCTGTAG ATCTAGGGAAAGCGGAAGAGGAGACGGTGTTTGATCCAACTTCCTTAGACCCCGAACGCTGCGAAAGCTGCTACGGAGCCGAGACTGAAGATATCCG GTGTTGTAACTCCTGCGATGATGTCCGCGAGGCGTACCGAAGGAAAGGCTGGGCGTTCAAGACTCCGGACTCCATAGCCCAGTGTAAGC GAGGGTTCAGCCAGAAGATGGAAGAGCAGAGGAACGAGGGCTGCCAAGTGTACGGGTTTCTAGAAGTCAACAAG GTCGCTGGAAACTTTCACTTCGCGCCCGGGAAAAGTTTCCAGCAGTCCCATGTCCACG TACACGCAGTTGAGA TTCACGATCTGCAGAGCTTTGGACTTGACAAT ATAAATATGACGCATCACATCAAACATCTTTCCTTTGGGAGGGATTATCCGGGCATCGTAAACCCACTTGATGGCACCAGTGTCGACGCCAGCCAAG CTTCCATGATGTTTCAGTACTTTGTGAAAATCTTCCCCACCGTCTATGTAAAAGTTGATGGAGAG cggcaatcccattggaccttgggccaggccaatgagattgctcccttggcccgcccgcccccacacacctctcattggcctgaggcggagtga